From the genome of Glycine max cultivar Williams 82 chromosome 2, Glycine_max_v4.0, whole genome shotgun sequence, one region includes:
- the LOC100819417 gene encoding E3 ubiquitin-protein ligase WAV3, which translates to MGSGWRRAFCTSDPDNSTIRTKHRTQSPTPSPRSCVSLGFLSSTITELSSNSSPKFQTKTNTSNSNSPLSPKLNLSLFRNSFKFRNNCGICSNSVKTGQGTAIYTAECGHAFHFPCVVSVSHARTNVCPVCDATWNDVPLLQNNAEKQNQPIHHHRSDSVSSYDDDEPLPSPLTCSAQIAPIPEDEENDDVSEFPGFFVDPKPQSSLRQNDGGDSRSVRVKLMPECAVISVSQSHETRALVLRVKAPPVLSPPRWRRPPMDLVTVLDVGNSMSGAKLHMLKRAMRLVISSLGAADRLAVVASAADSKRLLPLRRMTAQGQRAARRVVDRLVCGHGNSVGEEAMNIAAKVLEDRRERNTLAKILLLSDGHDNANNKNQRRFLSHVSSSIRFDCIKVPVLSYGFETKRTGLMHEPLEDDFALYVDRTLSVAVHDLRIQLGFSAPAEIRAVYSCSGGPTALSTSAARLGDLYAEEEKELLVEVRVPTSALGTHHVMTLRCVNINKDPVSQEFVYGAEHVFTVVPPPKSIPICGGRVERLRNVFITSRAVAESRRLAKHNDFSSAHHLLSSARALLAQLGSAEEYVRGLEAELVELQWQKQQQRVEREARWVDESGEVLTPTSAWRAAEKLAKMARMKKSLNKVSDLHGFENARF; encoded by the exons ATGGGTTCTGGTTGGAGAAGGGCCTTTTGCACTAGCGACCCAGATAATTCCACAATACGCACCAAACACAGAACCCAAAGCCCTACTCCTTCCCCCAGAAGCTGCGTCAGCCTCGGCTTTCTCTCTTCAACAATCACAGAATTATCATCAAATAGCAGTCCCAAATTTCAAACCAAAACCAAtacttcaaattcaaattctcctCTCTCTCCTAAGCTCAACCTCTCCCTCTTCAGAAACAGTTTCAAATTCAGA AATAATTGTGGAATCTGTTCGAATAGCGTGAAGACAGGGCAGGGAACTGCCATTTACACTGCAGAGTGCGGTCACGCGTTTCACTTCCCATGCGTCGTTTCCGTTTCCCATGCACGCACCAACGTCTGCCCCGTATGCGACGCCACGTGGAACGACGTGCCGCTTCTGCAAAACAACGCCGAGAAACAAAATCAACCGATTCATCATCATCGTTCCGATTCTGTCTCCTCCTACGATGACGACGAGcctcttccttctcctctcaCATGCTCCGCACAAATCGCTCCAATCCCCGAAGATGAAGAAAACGACGACGTATCCGAGTTCCCTGGCTTTTTCGTCGATCCAAAGCCTCAATCCTCGTTGAGACAAAACGACGGTGGTGATTCGAGGAGCGTTCGAGTGAAGCTGATGCCGGAGTGCGCGGTCATATCAGTTTCGCAAAGCCACGAAACACGTGCTTTGGTTTTAAGAGTGAAAGCTCCACCGGTGCTGTCGCCGCCGCGATGGCGGCGGCCTCCGATGGATCTCGTGACGGTGCTTGACGTTGGAAACAGCATGAGCGGCGCGAAACTTCACATGCTAAAGCGCGCGATGCGGTTGGTTATATCTTCTCTCGGCGCGGCTGACCGGCTCGCCGTCGTGGCTTCCGCGGCTGATTCCAAACGGTTGCTACCGCTGCGGAGAATGACAGCTCAGGGACAACGCGCGGCTCGGCGCGTCGTAGATAGGCTCGTGTGTGGCCATGGAAACAGCGTTGGTGAAGAAGCAATGAACATAGCCGCGAAGGTTCTCGAAGATCGGAGAGAGAGAAACACTCTCGCTAAGATTTTGCTCTTATCAGACGGTCACGATAACGCCAACAACAAAAATCAACGGAGATTCTTAAGCCACGTGTCTTCTTCCATCCGGTTCGATTGTATCAAAGTTCCGGTTCTTTCGTATGGCTTCGAGACGAAGAGAACCGGCTTAATGCACGAACCGTTAGAGGATGATTTTGCATTATACGTTGATAGAACATTGAGTGTGGCGGTGCATGATTTGAGAATTCAGCTTGGTTTCTCGGCGCCGGCGGAAATCCGAGCCGTTTATTCATGCAGCGGGGGACCCACTGCGCTGAGTACTAGCGCGGCTCGGCTTGGTGATTTATACGCCGAAGAAGAGAAGGAATTGTTAGTAGAGGTTAGAGTGCCCACGTCAGCATTGGGGACCCACCACGTGATGACATTGCGGtgtgttaatattaacaaagACCCTGTGTCTCAAGAGTTTGTATACGGTGCGGAACATGTGTTTACGGTGGTGCCGCCGCCTAAGAGTATTCCAATTTGTGGCGGTAGGGTGGAGCGGCTTAGAAATGTGTTTATTACGAGCCGAGCCGTAGCCGAGTCGCGGAGGCTGGCTAAGCACAACGATTTTTCGAGTGCTCATCATTTGCTTTCTTCGGCTCGGGCGCTTTTGGCTCAGCTTGGCTCGGCTGAGGAATACGTGCGTGGCTTGGAAGCCGAGCTTGTGGAGCTTCAGTGGCAGAAGCAGCAGCAACGGGTTGAGAGGGAGGCGAGGTGGGTGGATGAGAGTGGTGAGGTTTTAACGCCGACGTCGGCTTGGAGAGCCGCTGAGAAGCTGGCTAAAATGGCTAGGATGAAGAAGTCCTTGAACAAAGTGAGCGACTTGCACGGCTTCGAGAATGCTAGGTTTTAA